The following coding sequences lie in one Methylotenera versatilis 301 genomic window:
- a CDS encoding DNA ligase: MKSIRHLFFVAIASAAFSVLFATQINAKQNDSNVLLAKVYQPGTHVQQYLVSEKFDGVRAVWDGSIFHTRTDHVIAAPAWFTKGLPKTPLDGELWLGHGKFEALSGAVRKDIPIDEEWRGISYMVFELPNATGSFAERAKRIVSIVKQANIPHLKAVKQFKVSDEVALHKLLKQIVAQGGEGLMLHRADAPYVTGRSDVLLKLKLLYDAEATVVAHTAGQGKYKGKLGALEVETPEGIRFKLGTGFTDAQRENPPIIGSTVTYTYRDKTKAGKPKFASFLRVRNEQ, from the coding sequence ATGAAATCTATACGCCATTTATTTTTTGTTGCTATCGCAAGCGCAGCTTTCTCAGTCCTGTTCGCCACACAAATTAACGCGAAACAAAATGACTCCAACGTCTTGCTTGCGAAGGTTTACCAGCCAGGCACTCACGTACAGCAATACTTGGTCAGTGAGAAATTTGATGGTGTGCGTGCAGTATGGGATGGCAGCATTTTTCATACGCGTACAGATCATGTGATTGCAGCGCCAGCATGGTTCACCAAAGGACTGCCTAAAACACCGCTAGACGGTGAACTATGGCTTGGACATGGCAAATTTGAAGCGCTTTCTGGCGCAGTGAGAAAAGATATACCAATTGACGAAGAATGGCGTGGCATCTCCTACATGGTATTTGAATTACCAAACGCAACAGGCTCATTCGCAGAGCGTGCAAAACGTATTGTCAGCATCGTCAAACAGGCAAATATTCCGCATCTAAAAGCTGTGAAGCAATTTAAAGTGAGTGATGAAGTCGCGTTACACAAACTGCTTAAACAAATTGTTGCTCAAGGTGGCGAGGGGCTAATGCTACATCGCGCCGATGCACCTTATGTGACAGGCCGCAGCGATGTGCTGCTTAAATTAAAATTGTTATACGATGCCGAAGCGACCGTAGTGGCGCATACCGCTGGACAAGGGAAATATAAAGGCAAGCTTGGGGCACTAGAGGTAGAAACGCCAGAAGGTATACGCTTTAAGTTAGGGACAGGCTTTACTGATGCGCAACGGGAAAATCCGCCAATAATTGGCAGCACCGTTACCTACACTTATCGCGATAAAACTAAAGCTGGCAAGCCAAAGTTTGCCAGCTTTTTACGAGTTCGCAATGAGCAATGA
- a CDS encoding chalcone isomerase family protein has product MKSRFSKLGVKQALAQSSIFAILLTLTFSAQALEVKGVKIDENAQVGSSTLVLNGAGLRTKMMFKVYAGALYLPQKQSDANAVINDHGNKRISMHFLRDVSSEQLLDGMNEGFADNNTQSEMTSIDAQLKIFQKMMVSAKEVKEGDVILLDCTTAGTQVSLNGRLLGKIDGELFNQALLRVWLGDHAVDTSLKKALLGQ; this is encoded by the coding sequence ATGAAATCTAGATTTAGTAAGCTTGGTGTTAAACAGGCGCTCGCTCAAAGCTCAATTTTTGCAATATTGCTAACGCTTACTTTTTCTGCTCAGGCATTAGAGGTCAAAGGGGTAAAGATTGACGAAAACGCGCAAGTCGGCAGCAGCACTTTGGTGTTAAATGGCGCTGGCTTACGGACCAAGATGATGTTTAAGGTCTATGCTGGTGCCCTTTATTTGCCGCAAAAGCAAAGCGATGCAAATGCCGTGATCAATGATCATGGCAATAAGCGTATTTCTATGCATTTTTTACGTGATGTAAGTTCAGAGCAGTTGTTGGATGGTATGAACGAAGGTTTTGCCGACAATAATACTCAGTCTGAAATGACTTCGATTGACGCGCAATTGAAGATATTCCAAAAAATGATGGTATCGGCAAAAGAAGTGAAAGAGGGTGATGTGATTCTGCTGGACTGCACAACAGCAGGCACGCAAGTGAGTTTGAATGGCAGGCTGCTAGGTAAAATTGACGGCGAGTTGTTCAATCAAGCTTTATTGCGTGTTTGGCTAGGCGATCATGCGGTTGATACTAGTTTAAAAAAGGCGTTACTTGGGCAGTAG
- a CDS encoding EF-hand domain-containing protein, translated as MNIQIKNVVLVVATLLSAGVLSAPAFAADSMLSTGGYAREFSKMGMMKMLDADGNHMVTAAEADSYYNSIFDELDKDKDGSVDAKEWAGPAKHSKLDLTTGGYSRELRSMKMMGMMDTDGDHKVTRAEFLAYHQTIFAHKDTSGDKEISAQEWAAKLL; from the coding sequence ATGAACATTCAAATTAAAAACGTAGTATTAGTGGTAGCAACCTTACTTTCAGCCGGCGTTCTGTCAGCACCGGCATTTGCAGCAGATTCAATGTTAAGTACGGGTGGTTATGCACGTGAGTTTAGCAAAATGGGTATGATGAAAATGCTGGATGCTGATGGTAATCACATGGTAACGGCAGCCGAAGCAGACAGTTATTACAATAGTATTTTCGACGAGCTTGATAAAGATAAAGATGGTTCAGTTGATGCAAAAGAATGGGCTGGACCAGCTAAACACTCTAAGCTTGATCTTACAACAGGCGGCTATAGCCGTGAGTTGCGCTCCATGAAAATGATGGGCATGATGGATACTGATGGCGATCATAAGGTCACAAGAGCCGAGTTTCTGGCTTACCATCAAACCATTTTTGCGCATAAAGATACTTCAGGCGACAAAGAGATTAGTGCGCAAGAATGGGCGGCTAAGCTTTTGTAG